The Tenrec ecaudatus isolate mTenEca1 chromosome 6, mTenEca1.hap1, whole genome shotgun sequence genome has a window encoding:
- the ARHGAP9 gene encoding rho GTPase-activating protein 9 isoform X1 codes for MLSGRWWPSTWGSLGLGPRGPSRGSQLCTLYAFTYTGTDGQQVSLAEGDRFLLLRKTNSDWWLARRLGAPSNSRPIFVPAAYVAEEVTPPQSPTTTPAIQSHWSPGSASNFPGSLEELALPQASADGALASPGEPPPLPPKIYRSVSVANLRPSLLKPNQEGPSGRSLSQEDLLAEATDLQTDPQLLMSDAPVYCNLVDLRRCPRSPPPGPACPPLQRLDSWEQHLDPISGRCFYIHSPTGCKSWKPPRRTRSRGPNPSSMEATKTPNKDKETLHPQAEGSGSGSGNLDLPDPQPGALTRKVPPPVSSLPQGSPQLTSEQPAASQSPRPVPQILDDPHEVEKSGPLNMTKIAQGGRKLRKNWGPSWVVLAGNSLMFYREPPTAPCSGWGPAGSRPESSVDLRGAALAHGRHLSSRRNVLHVRTVPGHEFLLQSDLEPELRAWHRALRAVIDRLDRENPLELRLSGSGPAELGELSAGEDEEEEEEPEPLLKPLLRLSSRRSSRRCPEGTEQNRVRSKLKRLIAKRPPLQSLQERGLLRDQVFGCQLESLCQREGDTVPSFVRLCIAAVDKRGLDVDGIYRVSGNLAVVQKLRFLVDRERAVTSDGRYLFPEQPGQEGRLDLDSAEWDDIHVVTGALKLFLRELPQPLVPPLLLPHFRAALALVESEQRLSQIQELIGSLPKPNHDTLRYLLEHLCRVIANSDKNRMTPHNLGIVFGPTLFRPEQETCDPAAHALYPGQLVQLMLTEFTSLFP; via the exons ATGCTGTCAGGCCGGTGGTGGCCAAGTACTTGGGGGAGCCTAGGGCTAGGACCCCGAGGCCCTTCTCGGGGTTCCCAGCTCTGTACCCTCTATGCCTTCACTTACACCGGGACTGATGGCCAGCAGGTGTCTCTGGCCGAAGGGGACAGGTTCCTCCTGCTTCGAAAGACCAACTCAGACTGGTGGCTGGCAAGGCGCCTGGGAGCACCCTCCAACTCTCGACCCATCTTCGTCCCTGCTGCCTATGTGGCCGAGGAAGTGACACCTCCTCAGAGTCCAACCACCACCCCAGCCATCCAATCCCACTGGAGCCCCG GCTCAGCATCGAACTTTCCAGGTTCCCTGGAGGAGTTGGCCCTGCCTCAGGCATCTGCAGACGGAGCCTTGGCCTCGCCTGGGGAGCCACCGCCTCTTCCCCCCAAAATCTACAGAAGTGTCAGTGTTGCCAATTTAAGACCCAGCCTCTTGAAACCCAACCAAGAAGGACCAAGTGGaaggtccctctcccaggaagactTGCTGGCAGAGGCCACTGACCTCCAG ACAGATCCCCAGCTCCTCATGTCAGACGCCCCCGTGTACTGTAACCTGGTGGATCTTCGCCGTTGCCCCCggtccccacccccaggccctgcATGCCCCCCACTGCAGAGGCTGGACTCCTGGGAGCAGCACCTGGACCCCATCTCTGGACGCTGCTTCTACATACATTCACCGACCGGCTGCAAGTCCTGGAAGCCCCCTCGCCGCACACGGTCCCGAGGGCCG AACCCCAGCTCCATGGAGGCCACCAAGACCCCGAATAAGGACAAGGAAACCCTGCACCCTCAGGCTGAGGGCTCAGGATCTGGCTCAGGGAACCTGGATCTGCCAGACCCCCAG CCAGGGGCTCTGACACGGAAGGTTCCTCCAcctgtctcctccctccctcagggcTCACCCCAGCTCACCTCTGAGCAGCCTGCAGCCTCGCAGTCCCCTCGACCAGTGCCACAGATCCTGGACGACCCCCAT GAGGTGGAGAAGTCGGGACCACTCAACATGACCAAGATCGCCCAGGGAGGGCGCAAGCTCCG GAAGAATTGGGGCCCATCTTGGGTGGTGTTAGCTGGCAACAGCCTGATGTTCTACAGAGAGCCACCGACTGCGCCCTGCTCGGGCTGG GGGCCAGCGGGAAGCCGACCCGAAAGCAGCGTGGACCTTCGCGGGGCGGCGCTGGCCCACGGCCGCCACCTGTCCAGCCGTCGCAACGTCCTGCAC GTCCGCACGGTCCCGGGGCACGAGTTCCTGCTGCAGTCCGACCTCGAGCCCGAGCTGCGGGCCTGGCACCGCGCGCTCCGGGCGGTCATCGACCGGCTG GATCGCGAGAACCCCTTGGAGCTGCGTCTGTCCGGCTCGGGGCCCGCGGAGTTGGGGGAGCTGAGCGCCGGGGAggatgaggaggaagaagaggagccgGAGCCCTTGCTCAAGCCGCTGCTGCGGCTCAGCAGCCGCCGGAGCTCCA GACGCTGTCCGGAAGGAACCGAGCAGAATCGCGTGCGGAGCAAACTAAAGCGGCTGATCGCCAAGAGGCCGCCCCTGCAGAGCCTGCAGGAGCGGGGGCTGCTCCGAG ACCAGGTGTTCGGCTGCCAGCTGGAGTCCCTGTGCCAGCGAGAAGGGGACACTGTGCCCAGTTTCGTGCGGCTCTGCATTGCTGCTGTGGACAAAAGAG GTCTAGATGTGGATGGCATTTACCGGGTGAGCGGGAACCTGgcagtggttcagaaacttcgCTTCCTAGTAGACAGAG AAAGGGCAGTCACCTCTGACGGGAGATACCTGTTTCCAGAACAGCCAGGACAAG AAGGTCGATTAGACTTAGACAGTGCCGAATGGGATGACATTCATGTGGTCACTGGAGCGCTGAAGCTTTTTCTCAGGGAGCTGCCCCAGCCCCTGGTGCCCCCACTGCTGCTGCCCCATTTCCGTGCTGCCCTTG CCCTCGTGGAATCAGAGCAACGCCTTTCCCAAATACAAGAATTAATAGGCTCATTGCCAAAACCCAACCACGACACCCTGAGGTACCTCCTGGAGCATTTATGCAG GGTGATCGCCAACTCAGATAAGAACCGAATGACCCCCCACAACCTGGGAATTGTGTTCGGACCCACCCTGTTCCGACCAGAGCAGGAGACGTGTGACCCCGCGGCCCACGCCCTCTACCCTGGGCAGCTAGTCCAGTTGATGCTCACAGAGTTCACCAGCCTCTTCCCCTGA
- the ARHGAP9 gene encoding rho GTPase-activating protein 9 isoform X4 has protein sequence MSDAPVYCNLVDLRRCPRSPPPGPACPPLQRLDSWEQHLDPISGRCFYIHSPTGCKSWKPPRRTRSRGPNPSSMEATKTPNKDKETLHPQAEGSGSGSGNLDLPDPQPGALTRKVPPPVSSLPQGSPQLTSEQPAASQSPRPVPQILDDPHEVEKSGPLNMTKIAQGGRKLRKNWGPSWVVLAGNSLMFYREPPTAPCSGWGPAGSRPESSVDLRGAALAHGRHLSSRRNVLHVRTVPGHEFLLQSDLEPELRAWHRALRAVIDRLDRENPLELRLSGSGPAELGELSAGEDEEEEEEPEPLLKPLLRLSSRRSSRRCPEGTEQNRVRSKLKRLIAKRPPLQSLQERGLLRDQVFGCQLESLCQREGDTVPSFVRLCIAAVDKRGLDVDGIYRVSGNLAVVQKLRFLVDRERAVTSDGRYLFPEQPGQEGRLDLDSAEWDDIHVVTGALKLFLRELPQPLVPPLLLPHFRAALALVESEQRLSQIQELIGSLPKPNHDTLRYLLEHLCRVIANSDKNRMTPHNLGIVFGPTLFRPEQETCDPAAHALYPGQLVQLMLTEFTSLFP, from the exons ATGTCAGACGCCCCCGTGTACTGTAACCTGGTGGATCTTCGCCGTTGCCCCCggtccccacccccaggccctgcATGCCCCCCACTGCAGAGGCTGGACTCCTGGGAGCAGCACCTGGACCCCATCTCTGGACGCTGCTTCTACATACATTCACCGACCGGCTGCAAGTCCTGGAAGCCCCCTCGCCGCACACGGTCCCGAGGGCCG AACCCCAGCTCCATGGAGGCCACCAAGACCCCGAATAAGGACAAGGAAACCCTGCACCCTCAGGCTGAGGGCTCAGGATCTGGCTCAGGGAACCTGGATCTGCCAGACCCCCAG CCAGGGGCTCTGACACGGAAGGTTCCTCCAcctgtctcctccctccctcagggcTCACCCCAGCTCACCTCTGAGCAGCCTGCAGCCTCGCAGTCCCCTCGACCAGTGCCACAGATCCTGGACGACCCCCAT GAGGTGGAGAAGTCGGGACCACTCAACATGACCAAGATCGCCCAGGGAGGGCGCAAGCTCCG GAAGAATTGGGGCCCATCTTGGGTGGTGTTAGCTGGCAACAGCCTGATGTTCTACAGAGAGCCACCGACTGCGCCCTGCTCGGGCTGG GGGCCAGCGGGAAGCCGACCCGAAAGCAGCGTGGACCTTCGCGGGGCGGCGCTGGCCCACGGCCGCCACCTGTCCAGCCGTCGCAACGTCCTGCAC GTCCGCACGGTCCCGGGGCACGAGTTCCTGCTGCAGTCCGACCTCGAGCCCGAGCTGCGGGCCTGGCACCGCGCGCTCCGGGCGGTCATCGACCGGCTG GATCGCGAGAACCCCTTGGAGCTGCGTCTGTCCGGCTCGGGGCCCGCGGAGTTGGGGGAGCTGAGCGCCGGGGAggatgaggaggaagaagaggagccgGAGCCCTTGCTCAAGCCGCTGCTGCGGCTCAGCAGCCGCCGGAGCTCCA GACGCTGTCCGGAAGGAACCGAGCAGAATCGCGTGCGGAGCAAACTAAAGCGGCTGATCGCCAAGAGGCCGCCCCTGCAGAGCCTGCAGGAGCGGGGGCTGCTCCGAG ACCAGGTGTTCGGCTGCCAGCTGGAGTCCCTGTGCCAGCGAGAAGGGGACACTGTGCCCAGTTTCGTGCGGCTCTGCATTGCTGCTGTGGACAAAAGAG GTCTAGATGTGGATGGCATTTACCGGGTGAGCGGGAACCTGgcagtggttcagaaacttcgCTTCCTAGTAGACAGAG AAAGGGCAGTCACCTCTGACGGGAGATACCTGTTTCCAGAACAGCCAGGACAAG AAGGTCGATTAGACTTAGACAGTGCCGAATGGGATGACATTCATGTGGTCACTGGAGCGCTGAAGCTTTTTCTCAGGGAGCTGCCCCAGCCCCTGGTGCCCCCACTGCTGCTGCCCCATTTCCGTGCTGCCCTTG CCCTCGTGGAATCAGAGCAACGCCTTTCCCAAATACAAGAATTAATAGGCTCATTGCCAAAACCCAACCACGACACCCTGAGGTACCTCCTGGAGCATTTATGCAG GGTGATCGCCAACTCAGATAAGAACCGAATGACCCCCCACAACCTGGGAATTGTGTTCGGACCCACCCTGTTCCGACCAGAGCAGGAGACGTGTGACCCCGCGGCCCACGCCCTCTACCCTGGGCAGCTAGTCCAGTTGATGCTCACAGAGTTCACCAGCCTCTTCCCCTGA
- the ARHGAP9 gene encoding rho GTPase-activating protein 9 isoform X2 codes for MLSGRWWPSTWGSLGLGPRGPSRGSQLCTLYAFTYTGTDGQQVSLAEGDRFLLLRKTNSDWWLARRLGAPSNSRPIFVPAAYVAEEVTPPQSPTTTPAIQSHWSPGSASNFPGSLEELALPQASADGALASPGEPPPLPPKIYRSVSVANLRPSLLKPNQEGPSGRSLSQEDLLAEATDLQTDPQLLMSDAPVYCNLVDLRRCPRSPPPGPACPPLQRLDSWEQHLDPISGRCFYIHSPTGCKSWKPPRRTRSRGPNPSSMEATKTPNKDKETLHPQAEGSGSGSGNLDLPDPQPGALTRKVPPPVSSLPQGSPQLTSEQPAASQSPRPVPQILDDPHEVEKSGPLNMTKIAQGGRKLRKNWGPSWVVLAGNSLMFYREPPTAPCSGWGPAGSRPESSVDLRGAALAHGRHLSSRRNVLHVRTVPGHEFLLQSDLEPELRAWHRALRAVIDRLDRENPLELRLSGSGPAELGELSAGEDEEEEEEPEPLLKPLLRLSSRRSSRRCPEGTEQNRVRSKLKRLIAKRPPLQSLQERGLLRDQVFGCQLESLCQREGDTVPSFVRLCIAAVDKRGLDVDGIYRVSGNLAVVQKLRFLVDRERAVTSDGRYLFPEQPGQGRLDLDSAEWDDIHVVTGALKLFLRELPQPLVPPLLLPHFRAALALVESEQRLSQIQELIGSLPKPNHDTLRYLLEHLCRVIANSDKNRMTPHNLGIVFGPTLFRPEQETCDPAAHALYPGQLVQLMLTEFTSLFP; via the exons ATGCTGTCAGGCCGGTGGTGGCCAAGTACTTGGGGGAGCCTAGGGCTAGGACCCCGAGGCCCTTCTCGGGGTTCCCAGCTCTGTACCCTCTATGCCTTCACTTACACCGGGACTGATGGCCAGCAGGTGTCTCTGGCCGAAGGGGACAGGTTCCTCCTGCTTCGAAAGACCAACTCAGACTGGTGGCTGGCAAGGCGCCTGGGAGCACCCTCCAACTCTCGACCCATCTTCGTCCCTGCTGCCTATGTGGCCGAGGAAGTGACACCTCCTCAGAGTCCAACCACCACCCCAGCCATCCAATCCCACTGGAGCCCCG GCTCAGCATCGAACTTTCCAGGTTCCCTGGAGGAGTTGGCCCTGCCTCAGGCATCTGCAGACGGAGCCTTGGCCTCGCCTGGGGAGCCACCGCCTCTTCCCCCCAAAATCTACAGAAGTGTCAGTGTTGCCAATTTAAGACCCAGCCTCTTGAAACCCAACCAAGAAGGACCAAGTGGaaggtccctctcccaggaagactTGCTGGCAGAGGCCACTGACCTCCAG ACAGATCCCCAGCTCCTCATGTCAGACGCCCCCGTGTACTGTAACCTGGTGGATCTTCGCCGTTGCCCCCggtccccacccccaggccctgcATGCCCCCCACTGCAGAGGCTGGACTCCTGGGAGCAGCACCTGGACCCCATCTCTGGACGCTGCTTCTACATACATTCACCGACCGGCTGCAAGTCCTGGAAGCCCCCTCGCCGCACACGGTCCCGAGGGCCG AACCCCAGCTCCATGGAGGCCACCAAGACCCCGAATAAGGACAAGGAAACCCTGCACCCTCAGGCTGAGGGCTCAGGATCTGGCTCAGGGAACCTGGATCTGCCAGACCCCCAG CCAGGGGCTCTGACACGGAAGGTTCCTCCAcctgtctcctccctccctcagggcTCACCCCAGCTCACCTCTGAGCAGCCTGCAGCCTCGCAGTCCCCTCGACCAGTGCCACAGATCCTGGACGACCCCCAT GAGGTGGAGAAGTCGGGACCACTCAACATGACCAAGATCGCCCAGGGAGGGCGCAAGCTCCG GAAGAATTGGGGCCCATCTTGGGTGGTGTTAGCTGGCAACAGCCTGATGTTCTACAGAGAGCCACCGACTGCGCCCTGCTCGGGCTGG GGGCCAGCGGGAAGCCGACCCGAAAGCAGCGTGGACCTTCGCGGGGCGGCGCTGGCCCACGGCCGCCACCTGTCCAGCCGTCGCAACGTCCTGCAC GTCCGCACGGTCCCGGGGCACGAGTTCCTGCTGCAGTCCGACCTCGAGCCCGAGCTGCGGGCCTGGCACCGCGCGCTCCGGGCGGTCATCGACCGGCTG GATCGCGAGAACCCCTTGGAGCTGCGTCTGTCCGGCTCGGGGCCCGCGGAGTTGGGGGAGCTGAGCGCCGGGGAggatgaggaggaagaagaggagccgGAGCCCTTGCTCAAGCCGCTGCTGCGGCTCAGCAGCCGCCGGAGCTCCA GACGCTGTCCGGAAGGAACCGAGCAGAATCGCGTGCGGAGCAAACTAAAGCGGCTGATCGCCAAGAGGCCGCCCCTGCAGAGCCTGCAGGAGCGGGGGCTGCTCCGAG ACCAGGTGTTCGGCTGCCAGCTGGAGTCCCTGTGCCAGCGAGAAGGGGACACTGTGCCCAGTTTCGTGCGGCTCTGCATTGCTGCTGTGGACAAAAGAG GTCTAGATGTGGATGGCATTTACCGGGTGAGCGGGAACCTGgcagtggttcagaaacttcgCTTCCTAGTAGACAGAG AAAGGGCAGTCACCTCTGACGGGAGATACCTGTTTCCAGAACAGCCAGGACAAG GTCGATTAGACTTAGACAGTGCCGAATGGGATGACATTCATGTGGTCACTGGAGCGCTGAAGCTTTTTCTCAGGGAGCTGCCCCAGCCCCTGGTGCCCCCACTGCTGCTGCCCCATTTCCGTGCTGCCCTTG CCCTCGTGGAATCAGAGCAACGCCTTTCCCAAATACAAGAATTAATAGGCTCATTGCCAAAACCCAACCACGACACCCTGAGGTACCTCCTGGAGCATTTATGCAG GGTGATCGCCAACTCAGATAAGAACCGAATGACCCCCCACAACCTGGGAATTGTGTTCGGACCCACCCTGTTCCGACCAGAGCAGGAGACGTGTGACCCCGCGGCCCACGCCCTCTACCCTGGGCAGCTAGTCCAGTTGATGCTCACAGAGTTCACCAGCCTCTTCCCCTGA
- the ARHGAP9 gene encoding rho GTPase-activating protein 9 isoform X3, translating into MLSGRWWPSTWGSLGLGPRGPSRGSQLCTLYAFTYTGTDGQQVSLAEGDRFLLLRKTNSDWWLARRLGAPSNSRPIFVPAAYVAEEVTPPQSPTTTPAIQSHWSPGSASNFPGSLEELALPQASADGALASPGEPPPLPPKIYRSVSVANLRPSLLKPNQEGPSGRSLSQEDLLAEATDLQTDPQLLMSDAPVYCNLVDLRRCPRSPPPGPACPPLQRLDSWEQHLDPISGRCFYIHSPTGCKSWKPPRRTRSRGPNPSSMEATKTPNKDKETLHPQAEGSGSGSGNLDLPDPQGSPQLTSEQPAASQSPRPVPQILDDPHEVEKSGPLNMTKIAQGGRKLRKNWGPSWVVLAGNSLMFYREPPTAPCSGWGPAGSRPESSVDLRGAALAHGRHLSSRRNVLHVRTVPGHEFLLQSDLEPELRAWHRALRAVIDRLDRENPLELRLSGSGPAELGELSAGEDEEEEEEPEPLLKPLLRLSSRRSSRRCPEGTEQNRVRSKLKRLIAKRPPLQSLQERGLLRDQVFGCQLESLCQREGDTVPSFVRLCIAAVDKRGLDVDGIYRVSGNLAVVQKLRFLVDRERAVTSDGRYLFPEQPGQEGRLDLDSAEWDDIHVVTGALKLFLRELPQPLVPPLLLPHFRAALALVESEQRLSQIQELIGSLPKPNHDTLRYLLEHLCRVIANSDKNRMTPHNLGIVFGPTLFRPEQETCDPAAHALYPGQLVQLMLTEFTSLFP; encoded by the exons ATGCTGTCAGGCCGGTGGTGGCCAAGTACTTGGGGGAGCCTAGGGCTAGGACCCCGAGGCCCTTCTCGGGGTTCCCAGCTCTGTACCCTCTATGCCTTCACTTACACCGGGACTGATGGCCAGCAGGTGTCTCTGGCCGAAGGGGACAGGTTCCTCCTGCTTCGAAAGACCAACTCAGACTGGTGGCTGGCAAGGCGCCTGGGAGCACCCTCCAACTCTCGACCCATCTTCGTCCCTGCTGCCTATGTGGCCGAGGAAGTGACACCTCCTCAGAGTCCAACCACCACCCCAGCCATCCAATCCCACTGGAGCCCCG GCTCAGCATCGAACTTTCCAGGTTCCCTGGAGGAGTTGGCCCTGCCTCAGGCATCTGCAGACGGAGCCTTGGCCTCGCCTGGGGAGCCACCGCCTCTTCCCCCCAAAATCTACAGAAGTGTCAGTGTTGCCAATTTAAGACCCAGCCTCTTGAAACCCAACCAAGAAGGACCAAGTGGaaggtccctctcccaggaagactTGCTGGCAGAGGCCACTGACCTCCAG ACAGATCCCCAGCTCCTCATGTCAGACGCCCCCGTGTACTGTAACCTGGTGGATCTTCGCCGTTGCCCCCggtccccacccccaggccctgcATGCCCCCCACTGCAGAGGCTGGACTCCTGGGAGCAGCACCTGGACCCCATCTCTGGACGCTGCTTCTACATACATTCACCGACCGGCTGCAAGTCCTGGAAGCCCCCTCGCCGCACACGGTCCCGAGGGCCG AACCCCAGCTCCATGGAGGCCACCAAGACCCCGAATAAGGACAAGGAAACCCTGCACCCTCAGGCTGAGGGCTCAGGATCTGGCTCAGGGAACCTGGATCTGCCAGACCCCCAG ggcTCACCCCAGCTCACCTCTGAGCAGCCTGCAGCCTCGCAGTCCCCTCGACCAGTGCCACAGATCCTGGACGACCCCCAT GAGGTGGAGAAGTCGGGACCACTCAACATGACCAAGATCGCCCAGGGAGGGCGCAAGCTCCG GAAGAATTGGGGCCCATCTTGGGTGGTGTTAGCTGGCAACAGCCTGATGTTCTACAGAGAGCCACCGACTGCGCCCTGCTCGGGCTGG GGGCCAGCGGGAAGCCGACCCGAAAGCAGCGTGGACCTTCGCGGGGCGGCGCTGGCCCACGGCCGCCACCTGTCCAGCCGTCGCAACGTCCTGCAC GTCCGCACGGTCCCGGGGCACGAGTTCCTGCTGCAGTCCGACCTCGAGCCCGAGCTGCGGGCCTGGCACCGCGCGCTCCGGGCGGTCATCGACCGGCTG GATCGCGAGAACCCCTTGGAGCTGCGTCTGTCCGGCTCGGGGCCCGCGGAGTTGGGGGAGCTGAGCGCCGGGGAggatgaggaggaagaagaggagccgGAGCCCTTGCTCAAGCCGCTGCTGCGGCTCAGCAGCCGCCGGAGCTCCA GACGCTGTCCGGAAGGAACCGAGCAGAATCGCGTGCGGAGCAAACTAAAGCGGCTGATCGCCAAGAGGCCGCCCCTGCAGAGCCTGCAGGAGCGGGGGCTGCTCCGAG ACCAGGTGTTCGGCTGCCAGCTGGAGTCCCTGTGCCAGCGAGAAGGGGACACTGTGCCCAGTTTCGTGCGGCTCTGCATTGCTGCTGTGGACAAAAGAG GTCTAGATGTGGATGGCATTTACCGGGTGAGCGGGAACCTGgcagtggttcagaaacttcgCTTCCTAGTAGACAGAG AAAGGGCAGTCACCTCTGACGGGAGATACCTGTTTCCAGAACAGCCAGGACAAG AAGGTCGATTAGACTTAGACAGTGCCGAATGGGATGACATTCATGTGGTCACTGGAGCGCTGAAGCTTTTTCTCAGGGAGCTGCCCCAGCCCCTGGTGCCCCCACTGCTGCTGCCCCATTTCCGTGCTGCCCTTG CCCTCGTGGAATCAGAGCAACGCCTTTCCCAAATACAAGAATTAATAGGCTCATTGCCAAAACCCAACCACGACACCCTGAGGTACCTCCTGGAGCATTTATGCAG GGTGATCGCCAACTCAGATAAGAACCGAATGACCCCCCACAACCTGGGAATTGTGTTCGGACCCACCCTGTTCCGACCAGAGCAGGAGACGTGTGACCCCGCGGCCCACGCCCTCTACCCTGGGCAGCTAGTCCAGTTGATGCTCACAGAGTTCACCAGCCTCTTCCCCTGA